DNA from Serinibacter salmoneus:
TCGCCGGCGTACAGCACGGCGTTGCGGCCACGGCCGAGGTCCACGAATGCGGCCTCCATGCTCGGCAGCACGTTCTGCACGCGGCCGAGGTACACGTTGCCGACCATGGTGGTCTGCTTGGCCTGCGCCACGTAGTGCTCCACGAGGACGCCGTCCTCGAGCACCGCGATCTGCGTCATGTTCTCGCGCTGGCGCACCACCATCGAACGCTCCACGCTCTCGCGGCGCGCGAGGAACTCGGCCTCGGTGAGGATGTGGCGGCGACGGCCCGCGTCGCGGCCCTCGCGGCGGCGCATCCGCTTGGCCTCCAGGCGGGTGGAGCCCTTCAGCGCGGTCACCTCATCGCGTGCGCGGGCGGCCTCGTCGCCCTCCTCGCTGCGGCGACCGCGGCGACGGCGACGGCGACGGCTGCTGGAGCCCGAGGACTCACCGTCGGTCTCGTCCTTGGTCTCGGCAGAGCCGTCGGTGTCATCGTTCGAACCGGCGTCCTCGGATCCCGAGGCCTGGTCGCCCTGCTGGCCACCCTGGGCCTTGCCGCCCTGCTGGTTACCGCCCTGCTGGTTACCGCCCTGGCCGGCGCCGGAGTCGTCGGCGCTGCCGCCTCCAGAGCCGCCGCGCTTGCGGCCACGGCCACCGCGGCGACGACGGCGCTTGCGCGGCTGGCCGGAGCCCTCGCCATCGCTGCCCTCGCCATCGCTGGCGTCGCTGTCCGACTCGTCGTCGGAGTCAGCGTCGTCGGAGTCAGCGTCGTCGGAGTCACTGTCCTCGGCGTCGTCGCTCTCGGAGTCAGCACCCTCGGAGTCGTCGTCCGTGGCCTCGTCGGCGTCCACCGCGGTCTCCTCCTCGGCGGCCTCCGGGGTCACCTCGCCGGTGGACGTGTCAGCGGCAGCGTCGGCGGCGGTCCCGGTCTGCGCGGCCTGCTCAGACTGCTCGGCCAGGTCAGCCTGCTCGGTCTCGCCGTCGGGCTGCTCCGTGGCCTTCTTCTTGCCGCGGCCACCCTGACCCTTGCCCTTGGTGCCCTTGCCACCCTCGCCCGCGCCGTCGGACTTCTTACGGGTCGACTTCTTCGCCGCCGCCTTCTGCTCGCCCTGCTTCTGCTCGCCCTGCGGGGCGTCGGGTGCCTGGCCCTGCGTCGCCTGGGCGGCGTCCGCATCCGAGGAGGCTGCGGCGTCGGGCTTCGGCTCGACCTTCTTGCGCTTGCGCTTGGCGGGCGCCTGGAAGAGCAACGCGGTGGCGGGCAGGCGGGGATCGTCGGCCTCGCCGTCGTTCACGGGAGCCTTCTCCGGGGCGCCGGCCTGCTCGGGTGCGGCCGTCGGTTGGGTGGCCTCCACCTTGGGCGCCTGCGCGCTGCGGCTGGCGCGGCGGCGAGGAGCGCGGGTGGTGGCCGGCTTCTCGGCCGTCTCGGAGGACTGCCCGGAGGTCGACCCCGCGCTCTGCTCGGGCGTTTGCTCGGCAGCCGGCGACTCCTCCTGGGCGACCTTCGACGTCGACCGCTTCGCAGCAGCCTTCGCGGCCGGCTTGGTGGCCGGCTTCGCCTCGCCCAGACCGAAAGCGGCCAGGACGTCGACCTGCTGCTCCGGGTCGCGCTCAGGCGTTGCCTGGGGGCGGGAGGAGAAGGTGGTGTGCACCGTGATCTCGTGGGTCGCACCCTCGGCAGACGCGGAGGGGGTGACCACACCGGTGGTGGCGCGGCGACTCCCTCGGCGGCGTGGGGTGCGCCCGGCGCCCGTGGATTCCTGGGCGCTGCTGGTTTCCTGCGTTGTGCTCTCGTCAGCCATCGTGGCTCCATCCGACAGCTCACCCGCCACACCAAACCTCGGGCGCCTGCCGGCCGGTCGTCGATCCTCGGAATTCCCGGGACCGAAAGTTCTCGTGTGCCCCAACTGGGGCCGGCGCCTCCTGGCCGATCATCCGCGCACGAACGCCGAAGCGGTGCGATGCGGACGAGGAGCCGGAGATCCCGCCGGACCTGCGCGGCGGTGTGACCCGCGCCAGCCACCATCGAGTATCGCACAGGCGGTGTCACCGGCCCGACTGCCACGCCGCCCGCGCCGATCCGGCCGCCCCGCGCCCCGCGAGCGAAACCGCGCCCCGCGCCCGCCCGCCCCGCCCGCTAGACAGCACCCCGCGCCCGCCCGCCCCGCCCGCTAGACCCCGCCCCGCGAAACCGTGCCGCGTGCTCCGAGACCGTGCTCACCGGCCACGTGCTCGGCGCGGAAGTCACGTGTTCGGCGCAGCCCCGCGGCCAGGCCCGATACACCCGGGACCTTGGTCCTTCCTGACAACACGACAGGACAGTACGTTGGCCGCACCGTACGATCGAAAACGTCCCGCGTCGGCTGCGGGGGTCGACGCGACAGGAGCAGCATGGAAGCCCTAGAACTGGCCCGGTGGCAGTTCGGAATCACCACCGTCTACCACTTCATCTTCGTCCCACTCACGATCGGGCTCTCCACGATCGTCGCGATCATGCAGACGATCTGGCACCGCACCGGCAAGGAGCACTGGCTCCGCATCACCAAGTTCTTCGGGCGCCTGCTCCTGATCAACTTCGCGATCGGCGTGGTCACCGGAATCGTGCAGGAGTTCCAGTTCGGCATGAACTGGAGCGAGTACTCCCGGTTCGTGGGCGACGTGTTCGGTGCGCCGCTGGCCATGGAGGCCCTCGCGGCCTTCTTCGTGGAGTCCACCTTCCTCGGCCTGTGGATCTTCGGCTGGGAGCGTCTCTCGCGCCGCGTGCACCTGTTCTGCATCTGGATGGTCGCCTTCTCTACCACGCTGTCGGCCTACTTCATCCTCGCGGCCAACTCCTTCATGCAGCACCCGGTGGGCGCGGAGTGGAACGAGGAACTCGGGCGCGCCCAGCTCACCGACATCGGTGCCGTGCTGACGAACCCGACCACCCTGGCCGCCTTCCCGCACGTCATCACCGCCGCGTGGCTCGTGGGTGGCACGTTCGTGGCCGGTATCGCC
Protein-coding regions in this window:
- a CDS encoding Rne/Rng family ribonuclease; the protein is MADESTTQETSSAQESTGAGRTPRRRGSRRATTGVVTPSASAEGATHEITVHTTFSSRPQATPERDPEQQVDVLAAFGLGEAKPATKPAAKAAAKRSTSKVAQEESPAAEQTPEQSAGSTSGQSSETAEKPATTRAPRRRASRSAQAPKVEATQPTAAPEQAGAPEKAPVNDGEADDPRLPATALLFQAPAKRKRKKVEPKPDAAASSDADAAQATQGQAPDAPQGEQKQGEQKAAAKKSTRKKSDGAGEGGKGTKGKGQGGRGKKKATEQPDGETEQADLAEQSEQAAQTGTAADAAADTSTGEVTPEAAEEETAVDADEATDDDSEGADSESDDAEDSDSDDADSDDADSDDESDSDASDGEGSDGEGSGQPRKRRRRRGGRGRKRGGSGGGSADDSGAGQGGNQQGGNQQGGKAQGGQQGDQASGSEDAGSNDDTDGSAETKDETDGESSGSSSRRRRRRRGRRSEEGDEAARARDEVTALKGSTRLEAKRMRRREGRDAGRRRHILTEAEFLARRESVERSMVVRQRENMTQIAVLEDGVLVEHYVAQAKQTTMVGNVYLGRVQNVLPSMEAAFVDLGRGRNAVLYAGEVNWEAAGLDGQPRRIEQALKSGDQVLVQVTKDPIGHKGARLTSQITLAGRYLVLVPSGAMTGISRKLPDNERARLKKLLKEIVPEGQGVIVRTAAEGASEDELRRDVERLTSEWESIQAKASGKGKKAPLLLKSEPELALRVVRDVFNEDFASLTVAGEEAWATISEYLGSVAPDLAERLTKWAGPGDVFASTRIDEQLAKGMDRKVYLPSGGSLVIDRTEAMTVVDVNTGKFTGSGGTLEETVTKNNLEAAEEIVRQLRLRDIGGIIVVDFIDMVLESNRDLVLRRLIECLARDRTRHQVAEVTSLGLVQMTRKRVGQGLVEAFSTPCEHCKGRGFITSSEPHAHVETEESAPEESGRSRGGRRRSSRGGNGDGGSSAGASAGNAPEPDDAARAAVKATLAQIAAAAQHAHDDEKPAENAETGEDAESGEGVESVVADDAAPAEPAPVPQAEQAEASQPAEVSDAVVPDSAEAAPAENEASETEDEPADQEASTS